One segment of Heteronotia binoei isolate CCM8104 ecotype False Entrance Well chromosome 18, APGP_CSIRO_Hbin_v1, whole genome shotgun sequence DNA contains the following:
- the LOC132586775 gene encoding protein FAM162A-like gives MAGPATAPASKVVRLLDRNAFSVMQMTKAARWQVNRRLCARPQGDSALKPSNGPSGPSSGVPGHKPSNWDKKILVWTGRFKKAEDIPETLSFKAIDNARSKIRVQMAYLMIAFTAVGCLVMVILGKQAVARNESLTSLNLEKKARLREEAQSTLAKP, from the coding sequence ATGGCAGGGCCTGCTACTGCACCTGCCAGCAAAGTTGTTAGGCTTTTGGATAGAAATGCCTTTTCTGTTATGCAGATGACTAAAGCAGCACGTTGGCAGGTTAACAGAAGATTGTGTGCCAGACCTCAAGGAGACAGTGCTCTGAAGCCGAGCAATGGGCCTTCGGGCCCCTCCTCCGGAGTGCCAGGGCACAAGCCCTCCAACTGGGACAAGAAGATCTTGGTATGGACGGGCCGTTTCAAGAAAGCAGAAGATATACCAGAAACCCTGTCGTTCAAAGCAATTGATAACGCACGGAGCAAGATCCGGGTGCAGATGGCCTACCTGATGATTGCCTTCACCGCCGTGGGCTGCCTGGTCATGGTCATTTTGGGAAAACAGGCTGTTGCAAGAAATGAATCCCTCACGAGCCTGAACTTGGAGAAAAAAGCTCGCCTGAGAGAAGAGGCCCAGAGCACCCTGGCCAAGCCCTAA